One genomic region from Ferrimicrobium acidiphilum DSM 19497 encodes:
- a CDS encoding transposase: MNVNRAFKEALPNAVLVADPFHLIKIANTRLDETRRRVQQSILGHRGRGGDPLYRIRRLLNMAKEKLSEGANDKLTRFLEAGDPDNEVATAWRAKESLRELYAYRDPNLARDHLDALISDFTDNQRPPEVQLLGRTLKSWHDEILAWHRSFVCILAEMCHPFSLKCATRSR, translated from the coding sequence ATGAATGTCAATAGAGCCTTTAAAGAGGCGTTACCCAATGCTGTCCTGGTGGCCGATCCATTCCACCTAATAAAGATCGCCAACACTCGCCTTGACGAGACGAGAAGAAGGGTACAACAGAGCATCCTTGGCCACAGAGGCAGGGGTGGGGATCCACTCTATCGCATCCGGCGACTCCTGAATATGGCCAAGGAGAAGCTCAGCGAGGGTGCCAACGATAAACTTACTCGCTTCCTTGAGGCTGGAGATCCAGATAACGAGGTAGCTACCGCATGGCGAGCCAAGGAGTCCCTACGAGAGCTCTATGCCTATCGTGACCCAAATCTCGCCAGAGACCACCTCGATGCTCTCATCAGTGACTTCACCGACAACCAACGACCTCCAGAGGTCCAACTACTTGGGAGAACCTTGAAAAGCTGGCATGATGAGATCCTGGCCTGGCATAGGTCCTTTGTGTGTATTCTCGCTGAAATGTGCCACCCGTTCTCGCTGAAATGTGCCACCCGTTCTCGCTGA
- the istB gene encoding IS21-like element helper ATPase IstB, giving the protein MLNNQTIGTLTDLGLKGMADAFREQLESVQYLELSFEERFAMLVDREAMDREARRLATRLRAAKLRHQASIEDLDFHTPRGLERSMIMGFSSSHWVDAHQNILVTGPTGIGKSYLGCALAYAGIRSGHSALYRRAPALFADLAIARGDGRYLKVLQSLSRAEILVIDDFGLTPLTGSEPSDLLEVLEDRSERKSTIVTSQLPVDSWHEALGDPTLSDAVLDRLLCNAHVIQMNGASMRTKKS; this is encoded by the coding sequence ATGTTGAACAACCAGACGATTGGGACCCTGACAGACCTTGGTTTGAAGGGGATGGCAGACGCGTTTCGTGAGCAGCTAGAGAGTGTCCAATACCTCGAGCTCAGCTTTGAGGAACGCTTCGCAATGTTAGTAGACCGGGAGGCAATGGATCGAGAGGCCAGAAGGCTCGCTACCCGGCTTAGAGCTGCCAAGCTCAGACATCAAGCCAGCATTGAGGACCTCGACTTTCACACCCCGAGGGGACTGGAGCGTTCGATGATCATGGGCTTTAGCTCATCTCACTGGGTAGATGCACACCAGAACATTCTGGTCACCGGTCCAACTGGAATAGGTAAGAGTTACCTTGGGTGTGCACTTGCCTACGCTGGGATTCGATCTGGCCATAGTGCACTGTACCGGAGGGCACCAGCTCTCTTTGCGGATCTAGCCATCGCCAGAGGTGATGGAAGGTATCTGAAGGTACTACAGAGCCTTTCACGTGCTGAGATACTAGTCATAGACGATTTCGGACTCACACCACTCACAGGGAGCGAACCCTCGGACCTATTGGAAGTATTGGAGGATCGATCTGAACGCAAGTCGACCATCGTCACCTCACAGCTTCCCGTTGACTCCTGGCATGAGGCACTTGGGGATCCGACGCTCTCTGATGCAGTCCTCGATCGTCTCCTGTGTAACGCTCACGTTATCCAGATGAACGGGGCCTCCATGAGGACAAAGAAGTCATGA
- a CDS encoding helix-turn-helix domain-containing protein, producing MRATSLVKQMLGLRSVTVIEVLVRPHELLVKLRLTRSRLVCPKCSYTTRSCYDTRTLDSRWRHLDIGIHQTWLSCQLRRLRCPTHGVITEGVPFARPVGESRFTRDFEHLVAWACAKMDKTTVTKLLRVAWRTVGTICERVVTPRARSQPS from the coding sequence GTGCGCGCTACCTCTCTAGTTAAGCAGATGCTGGGCCTTCGCAGTGTCACCGTCATCGAGGTTTTAGTTCGTCCACACGAACTGCTGGTAAAGCTCAGGCTTACCCGATCGCGGTTGGTATGCCCTAAGTGCTCCTATACGACCCGGTCCTGTTATGACACGAGAACGCTCGACTCCCGATGGAGACACCTCGACATCGGGATTCACCAGACGTGGCTCTCGTGCCAGCTGAGACGACTCCGGTGTCCAACCCACGGGGTGATCACTGAGGGAGTACCATTTGCCCGACCAGTTGGGGAGTCGCGGTTTACGAGGGACTTCGAGCACTTGGTAGCTTGGGCATGCGCCAAGATGGATAAGACCACGGTGACAAAACTGCTCAGAGTCGCCTGGCGTACGGTAGGAACGATCTGTGAACGAGTCGTCACGCCAAGAGCTCGATCCCAACCGTCTTGA
- a CDS encoding transposase, whose amino-acid sequence MNESSRQELDPNRLDDLFILGVDEISYRKHHNYLTLVTNHETGKIVYGAEGKSAKSLDEFFDDLGEERIAKIKAATMDLGPAFAKAFREKAPNAQICLDPFHVVKVRHEAPCIPAVMKGHRLGDVAASQRS is encoded by the coding sequence GTGAACGAGTCGTCACGCCAAGAGCTCGATCCCAACCGTCTTGATGACCTCTTCATTCTCGGGGTTGACGAGATCAGTTATCGCAAACACCACAACTACTTAACGCTTGTCACCAATCACGAGACGGGCAAGATCGTCTACGGGGCAGAGGGGAAAAGTGCCAAGAGCCTAGATGAATTCTTCGATGACCTGGGTGAAGAACGGATTGCCAAGATCAAAGCAGCCACCATGGATCTCGGTCCAGCCTTTGCCAAGGCCTTCCGCGAGAAGGCACCTAACGCCCAAATCTGTCTCGATCCATTTCATGTGGTTAAGGTGCGCCATGAGGCGCCATGTATTCCTGCGGTGATGAAAGGACACCGCCTCGGGGATGTCGCAGCATCCCAGCGAAGCTGA
- the ltrA gene encoding group II intron reverse transcriptase/maturase, producing the protein MNTDACWPTLDEAKVTVLGMQTKLHQWATDAPNRRFCDLYNLVYDPAFLMVAWDRIRRNRGARSAGVDHVRPSDIPRDEVSILFQLRDDLKAGRFVPLPVRERMIPKASGKLRRLGIPTARDRIVQASLKLVLEPIFEADFKPSSYGFRPRRRPHDAIAEIHMFASQGYTWVLEGDITACFDEIDHSALMDRVRHRIGDKRVLGTVKALLHSGILSEDGLTRETKSGTPQGGILSPLLANIALSVLDEHFAEVWERDMGTRSQRATRRKHKEATYRLIRYADDFVVMVHGTKEHTEALRAEVAVVLSQVGLRLSPEKTMTVHIDEGFDFLGFRIQRQTKRGSNKAYVYTWPSKKSLSSIKAKVKAITKQGTNNPLSSLLRQINGVLRGWTNYFRHGVSKDSXAYLHQYTWLRVVHWLRRKYRRANWGXCDGITWPTPGCPSKTVKYSLTAGQSK; encoded by the coding sequence GTGAATACCGACGCATGTTGGCCAACGCTCGATGAAGCCAAGGTCACAGTACTGGGAATGCAGACCAAGCTACACCAATGGGCGACCGATGCCCCTAATCGTCGGTTCTGTGACCTGTATAACCTCGTCTACGACCCCGCCTTCTTGATGGTGGCGTGGGATCGAATACGGAGGAATCGAGGAGCACGTTCGGCCGGAGTGGATCACGTGAGACCAAGCGACATCCCCCGAGATGAGGTATCCATCCTGTTTCAGCTTAGAGATGATCTCAAAGCCGGCAGGTTCGTACCTCTACCCGTGCGGGAACGGATGATACCCAAAGCGTCGGGGAAACTCCGCCGCCTAGGCATTCCAACTGCTCGGGACCGAATCGTGCAAGCCAGCCTAAAACTGGTCCTTGAGCCGATCTTCGAGGCGGACTTCAAGCCTTCAAGCTATGGGTTCCGTCCTCGTCGCCGACCACACGATGCAATCGCTGAGATTCACATGTTCGCTAGTCAGGGATATACCTGGGTATTAGAAGGTGACATCACGGCGTGCTTTGACGAGATTGACCACTCGGCCCTAATGGATCGAGTGCGTCATCGAATTGGAGATAAACGCGTCTTGGGGACGGTGAAGGCACTCTTGCATAGCGGCATCCTCTCTGAGGATGGCCTAACAAGAGAGACCAAGAGCGGCACGCCTCAGGGCGGCATCCTGTCACCACTACTTGCCAATATCGCACTCTCGGTACTCGACGAACACTTCGCCGAAGTCTGGGAGCGCGATATGGGAACTCGTTCTCAAAGAGCTACGCGCCGGAAGCACAAGGAGGCCACATACCGACTCATTCGGTATGCGGATGACTTTGTTGTAATGGTGCATGGAACTAAGGAACATACCGAGGCCTTGCGAGCCGAGGTTGCGGTGGTACTCTCCCAGGTAGGTCTACGCCTATCACCGGAGAAGACGATGACCGTCCACATTGACGAGGGGTTTGACTTTCTCGGCTTTCGCATCCAGCGACAGACCAAGAGAGGATCAAACAAGGCATACGTCTATACCTGGCCGTCGAAGAAGTCGCTCTCCTCGATCAAAGCCAAGGTTAAGGCGATTACCAAACAGGGAACGAATAACCCGCTCTCTAGTCTCTTGCGCCAGATTAATGGTGTTCTGAGGGGCTGGACAAACTACTTCCGACATGGCGTATCCAAAGATAGCTTNGCCTACCTACACCAGTACACCTGGCTAAGGGTAGTGCACTGGCTACGGCGGAAATATCGCCGTGCGAACTGGGGNNGTTGCGACGGCATTACCTGGCCAACGCCTGGATGCCCGAGCAAGACGGTGAAGTACTCTTTGACTGCAGGTCAGTCCAAGTGA
- a CDS encoding Mu transposase domain-containing protein: MNYHVRVLDGYYSVPYDLVGQTLDVRVTRTTVEIFSAGVRIASHRRCERKGQYQTSFAHMPSSHQAQASWTPARILKWARTIGPSTQVVCETIMSGRHYPEQGFNQCRGIFNLASKVYTPERVEAACERAIAIHSPLYKSVVSILKNGLDAFPLTPPAGPPPIEHQNIRGTEYYKELLAGGQENVTC, translated from the coding sequence ATGAACTACCACGTACGGGTCCTAGACGGCTATTACTCGGTACCCTACGATCTGGTCGGCCAAACTCTTGATGTACGGGTTACCAGAACCACAGTGGAGATCTTCTCGGCTGGAGTGCGCATAGCGAGTCACCGACGATGCGAGAGGAAGGGTCAGTACCAGACTTCTTTTGCGCACATGCCCTCGAGTCACCAGGCCCAGGCATCATGGACCCCGGCAAGGATACTCAAGTGGGCTCGGACGATAGGACCAAGTACCCAGGTGGTCTGTGAGACGATCATGTCTGGGAGGCACTACCCAGAACAAGGCTTTAACCAGTGCAGAGGCATCTTCAACTTGGCATCGAAGGTCTATACCCCAGAGCGTGTCGAGGCGGCATGTGAGAGAGCAATAGCGATCCATAGCCCCCTGTACAAGAGCGTGGTCTCTATCTTGAAAAACGGACTCGATGCCTTCCCACTGACGCCACCGGCTGGACCACCACCTATTGAGCATCAAAACATCAGGGGAACCGAGTACTACAAGGAACTGCTCGCCGGGGGTCAGGAGAACGTGACATGTTGA
- a CDS encoding transposase, which translates to MGTEALEEVRKDLWREMRKLPSPVYARKFAGARWALLKNPGTLTKRQGLALLAIKQRGGALWRAYEMKESLRAIFAGDLEIDEVNEMLDHWCKRASRSRLSSFIRLSKTIRTHRDGILASIRLGVSNGRVEGLNTKVRSIIARSYGFHSAKATLALVMLACGPIDLKLPYERASLST; encoded by the coding sequence TTGGGAACCGAGGCCCTAGAGGAGGTACGCAAGGATCTCTGGCGGGAGATGAGAAAGCTTCCCTCTCCTGTCTATGCCCGTAAGTTCGCTGGGGCACGGTGGGCACTGTTGAAGAATCCAGGAACCCTAACCAAGCGTCAAGGACTAGCCCTCTTAGCCATCAAACAACGAGGAGGAGCCCTATGGCGAGCCTATGAGATGAAGGAGTCCCTACGGGCGATCTTTGCTGGAGACCTCGAAATCGACGAGGTGAATGAGATGCTCGATCACTGGTGCAAGCGAGCCTCACGCTCACGACTATCGAGTTTCATCCGACTCTCAAAGACCATCCGAACTCATCGAGACGGGATACTTGCCTCCATCAGACTTGGGGTATCCAATGGAAGGGTCGAGGGACTCAACACCAAAGTTCGCTCCATCATTGCCCGCTCGTATGGGTTTCACTCCGCCAAGGCTACCCTGGCCCTGGTGATGCTAGCTTGTGGACCGATTGACTTGAAGTTACCCTATGAAAGGGCGAGTTTATCCACATGA